The window ATCTAAAGCTGGCTAGAAACACGTCGGTTTTTACTCTTCCTTTCGTGCCCTTGAGCGCATTACACCTGCGACTCACTTTGATGCGCCGAGCtagattttgattttgttttttttgtcctgttgtGTAAGGTTAGGTCACCCAAGCTGAGCTGGACCGGCTCAAGTCCAGTTACAGACAGCTAGCACGGGACGCGTCACAGGCTAAAAGAAAGTACCAGGAAGCAAGCAAAGGTAAGATGCCTCACTGCTGCCTAGTTCTCTAAAATGTCCTGACCgcttttctttcattctgaCTGTGAATTGTGTATCCTGTTCTGAACAGATGGACATGCAATGAGAGGAACGGTTTAATGTTCAAACACTGAATGgttttatgatattttgtgtaaacaagGCATTTGTCTACTTAGCCGAGAGCAGAAAAACTGGTCTTCACACGGAGGCTTGTTTCTGAGGTCAGAGATGTAACGGCGTTTCTTCTTACAGAGGTGAAGTGAAACTAAACATGGTTTCTCCGGTGACCATCGTGTGAATGCTCAGAGGAGCACTTTTGTATTTGCagtttaaaaagcattattaaagTGAACTCCACATGATTTTAACCAGATAAGCAAAGTGTATTGTAGCCTAAAGCACTTTGTGGTTAAAGCAGATGACACTATACTGTATACTATACTACAGTTTGCATACTATACATGCAAAATggctcttatgctcaccaaggctgcacttatttattcaaaaaatagagtaaaaacgGTAcaattgagatttttttttttctattttaaatacattttaaaatatagtttattcctgtgacgacaaagattaatttttagcagctattactccagtcttcagtgtcaaattaTAATTTGCAAGTCATtcggttttaaataaatgtcttaatCACTTAGATTAATTGAATGCATGTTTTGAAagctgttaattattttttaaaaatctagttTTTGACTTGAGAATGTCATTATTGCAATGATACGTCTTGTAAGATTTGGTACTTCAATAGAGAGTTTGTTGAATCCATGTGCAGTTTAGTTAAATCCAAAGCATGTGCAAAGAAAGATAAACAGAAGCTTGACTTGAACATGAAACAATTCCCAAAACAAAGCTAGACAAGGACGATGGAAACACAAGGGCTATATTTGCACCAGGACGTATCACTAAACAAAGAAGTCCTGTGAACAATAAGACAATGAACCAATGACAAAACAGAACAGAGAAACGCATGTCCAGCACAACCAATCACGTCAAAAACGTGACTCATAGACTCAAGGGTAGCGCATTGTAAGATCACGAGGGGAGCACGGGAAACACAACAAACAGGAAGCATGACCGTgagaattttaaaagaaatatttagtgcgttgtgattggccgaaaaCCTCAAGCATGATAAGTTCCTCCACTTATCATAACGTGATGTCATGCCCCGGTGCTGTGACACaaagacaataaaagccattagaAATGAGGCAATTGTTGCGTCCAGTAGggacataatatattataatgacttaatactgtctttttatgcTTTGCATTGCATCACACCTCATAAACATGACCTTTCGCGATCGGAGAAACGGCGAACAACAAGCACTACactacactgctcaaaacttgTGTTTGAAAAGcaagtagcaggttcttttaataaggaAAAGTAACTTACTTAAAGTCTGTGAGTCAGAAGGGCCATACAGTATGTGCAGAGTTATATTTGCCTCACTTTATGAATCACTTTTTCACTGAACAGCagtaaaaaagggaaaaatctGTAGATGGAAAAATCTCTATAAGTTCTTTTGtgcattagtttttttattctacttGTAAAGAGATgtgtatttactatttttttaaaaaacaggcATCTAATATTTTGATAGTTAATTTCcatgatgtatttattttaaaacatgacatGTTTGTTGAGGTGTGTAGGCCTTCTTGCATTATTATGCTGTAATATTATGGTGGCATAAAATggtcttaaaatgacaatatcgCTTAGTGAAATTTATGGGGCAATATATCGCACAACAAAAAGCTAGCCTCTAATGCCATGACATGATGAGGCACAGAAAGTCGAGAGGAGCTAACGTTATCAACCCACACCTCTGAGGAAGTCTATGTAGCCCACACAAGCATGATGGCATCTACCATCACAGGTATCTTACTACTATAAGGACACGAGAGGGTCTGTATTACTGTCTTAATATTAATGGAGAACCAACAGCAGCCTTGTCATAATTGAATTTCAATTTAGAGTTGTGTGCCGCTCAATCAACATTTATGGAAACCGTAGGAATGAGGGAGAAGTGCTGGGAGTAAGCTGAATCCCAGCTGTCGCAAAAAGGCGGTGACTTCAGTAAACTCTAATAAGTTAACCACAAGATAAGGGTTaattgaatgtgtgtgtgtgtgtgtgtatagagtatgtatatatatatatatatatatatagcttttagGCTTTTGTACCTGATGCACATCTGTACATCAGCTTTCCTCTAGATGTTCATACGCATTTTTGGATCGTCTTTTGTACAGACAAAGAACGCGAGAAAGCGAAGGAGCGCTACATCAAAGCCACTCTGAAACTGCACGAGCACCACAATGAATATGTGCTGTCTGTGAAAGCCGCGCAGGTGCATTACCAACACCACTACGGCCAAAGCCAGCCAGCCCTGCTAGGAGCCCTTCAGACGCTGCAGGAGGAAATGGTGCTTATTCTGTGAGTCGTCGTTAATTACGCCATCGCTTTAACTGCATACTGTGAAATCATGGTAGTTAGCATGGGCCTTAATGCATTTAGTTTCGGTCGTTCGGTCATgtgattttatttctattcGTGATGAAAGTGGTAGGTGCTACCAAgtaaacttcctttaaataatcGTATTCTTCAAATAGTCTCGATTGTAGCGTTTTCTTATTGGCCTAATTGctcattgctttattttaagagcTGGCAACTTTTCCCACAGCGActtctgctttttaaattaacGATATGTCGTATTATTCACTTGTCACATGCGCTGTACATGTACAGTTACAGTTGGCTAAAAAGAGGAAGTAGGTGTCATGCTGCGTCTTGCATGTGAAAACGCACGACTAATGCTGTTTTCCTAGGAAGGAGATTCTGCAGGAGTATTTCGATCTGTCTAGCATGCTTCACGATGAGGTGGTTAGTGTACACACTGAAATGGCCAATGCTCTGAAAGCCATCCAACCACAGAGAGAGTACGAGAACTTTATCCAGCAGaacaggtatatatatatctttggGATATCCTGGACCAGAGAAACATGGGATGTTGCATACTCCCATGCTTGTTTATCCTCCATCTAGCTCATTCTTATCTCACTGTCATGAAATCAAATGCCTGTTTACtggtattattttatgattcaatgattcattttatgATTCAAACCGTTTCAATACCGGGGCTTTCATTATTAGCAAATATGGCATGAACTGCTTCATAAACATCTGCaacaaataacttaaaatagGTCCTGTTCAAGCTTTTAAGAGTCCTCCAAAAACAAATGGTTACTGGCCAAATGTCtagaataatataattaaatatttgcatgtaattatataaaatatattagataaATGGATAGGTTTGCAAtaagtattatttctttttattgttacaaaagGTGCATATCTTCTTACAGTTTCAAGCCGTTTAATTGCAGTGCTGGTGCATGAGCTGTAAGgctgcaaaaaataatataaaatacgtCAATTTCAAGCTTTTAAGAGTCACTGGTCAAACATCTactgtaatgtaaattaaatatttgcatgtaagtATATATGCAGGAactaattactaaataaatagtttgtatataaatattatttgtatcatttttgcTTTAGATAAATGTCTGACAATAGAGAATAATGATGTTTACTGCATAATAATTTAGTTGCAACACGGCTCAACTCTTGCATATATCTAATACCGTATGAGCATGATGAATCATGATGAACAAAATCAAGTCCCGCCCTGCGTTTTTTCCTAATGAATATTCTGTTTGATATTATGCATGGGCCTGCAGATGCATTCATGATAAAGTCCCTTTTTAAGGATAGCCAGGCTTCTGTGTGTCCTTGTCTCGCCACGCGCACGTGTACAGTGTGTATGCGTATGTGCAGGTCGAGAGGAGAGGTTCCTGCATGTGTGGAGTTTGACAGCAGTTTGTTGGAGGACGCTGAAATTCTGAAGCCTGAAGATCTGCAGCTCAATGAGCTCACAGTAGAGGGGATCCAGCATCGGTGAGTTTCTCCTTTCTGTACCAGCGAAAGCAAAAATGTCATAGAAATATAGAAGTGAAATCAGAACTCTCAGAAGCCTTATTGCTTCTGAAACCATCATgtgaacatttctttttttttttttttttttttttttttttttcagctgctttAGAAGGTAGGGAACAAGGAATATTTTTCCGTAGCCTGTTAGCATTTCggttcattatttgtttttgtgtaagtTGGCCGTAAGGCATTGTTTTGAGCTAATTAGGTACCAGaggattatttttttcaattacttacaaactaaaattaatttaagcaGAAGATCCCAACACATTATCCTGTTTCCTACAACAAAgaggtttttttaaagcatttggaaaaacacaccaaattttacagttatttatactctgtgtgtatatatatatatatatatatatatatatatatatatatatatatatatatatatatatatatatatatatatatatatatatatagatatatatacacagtatataaaatgacaagatgttcacaaacatattaaaattaagaaaaccaCACTATACAAAattgttcactttttttattcactaaaaactgaaatgcaagAAAACTaatgtaacactttacaataaggttcactGGTTAAAATTAGTTGGCAACATTAGTTTTCAGAACCAAGAATGAGCAACACTTCTACAGCagttattaatcttagttaacacttttttaaaatcataagttgtgtttgttaacattagttaatgcactgcttacaaaaacattgtgaaaaaagTGAGACTTTTTACATTCTTACAAAAACGAAGTTCAGATCATTGGATCATTCtattcaaatgatttgtaaagtatcatgtgacactgaagactggagtaaagaagcagccttggtgagcacaagaCCTACTAATCCGAACAGCAGTGTACAGTTCATGcagatatactgtataaacGTTTAGCAGctagagaaaaaaagatgcacGTATTTCCTCACATAACGTGTTGCTCTGTGTTACTGGCCCTTGTATCACAGCTCATTTTGCTCTCTCATGGCTTCACATTTTTCTCTTGTCCAAGGCTCACCGCTGTGGAGGAGGAGCTCCTGGGTCTTGCTAGTACTCTTGGTTCTCAGCAGGCCACGGTTAACCAGCTGGAGCTGGATCTGCAGACTGAAGAGGTCTCTGCAAACACAGGCCAGAGGTGAGCTGAACTTCTCTGCTCCAGATTTGCAATTCAAACGCCGAGTAGATTTTTTAAGAAGAAGTTTCTACATCTCTTTAGGCAAATAATCatttagcaaatgtttttttatccaaagtatTACAATTCTCTATTCTCCTATTAGATTCAAACCCTTTACCTTTTccgcagtggttttcaaacttatTCCTGTGGACCCACAGCTTAATTTACACACCTTGAATCGGATCATTTTCAAGTTTAACTAGTTATggacgcatgtgtgtgtgtgtttatacagtaCACACCAATGTGATCTTGttctgcttgtttgttttcagggTGTATCAGTTCAGCAAGCGTAATGCTCTGGAGGACAGCAGACAGCAGGTAGTTCTGTCCATGGTGGCTCGAGCTCGTCTGGAGGCCCAGCGGAGGATTCTGGCCGATAAACTCGAGACTCTCGGCAGTAATGAGGCTCCCCCTATAGGCCTGGATGATGATCGGATATCTATCACATCCAGCAATTCAGTGAGTCCCCTCTCATCTCATGAAAACCGTTCTGACACCTTCTTACAGTTTTGCAGACTCGTCGGGAAGGTTTCAGGATAACTTCTATTATTAAACTAGCAAATCTATCCAGATGTACTATATTAACTATTCtcacagtttattttaaggtgtccttgttgcgGTGTAGTAATGAGGAATATTAAGTAACTACATGCACTATATGGTTGGGGTTAGGATTgggtttagggttacttgcatgttattttgcaaaatgtattgttattataatagtaaaaagTATATGTAAACTCCttaaacaccttaaaataaagtgttaactataaacatatttacttGCAGACcatgaaaaattttattttgttaccttttgaaataaaagttcatttttgcAACGTATGAAAATATACTGTAACTTCCTTTCCAGTGGAAAGAGACTATTTTTTAACAGATCAGCAAACAGACGAGTACTGTACATAAACCCATTACCACAAAGCCCAGATGGACTATAGAtacaatgaaaaacatgaaatggCCTCTGTAAAGAATTAAGTGGCTTCAAAGCTGTAGAATGCAGCATCATAGAGATAGAGAGGTGAAAAATATCTCGGCGAGTCATGCTGTTACATTGATTTTGAAATATGGGAATTACACAACCTTGTTGACTCTGAACAAGCAGGACTAGCTTGCACGCTGTTGGTTGACTTTTCTGAGACTGAGACGTTATTCCGCTGTAAATCATCTGTAGGCTGTTTGTTTAGCTGATACGAAGATTTAACTGTATGCTTTCCAAACAGATATGTGAATTTCTATAATATGTACCAATATAAACcaataaactgttatttgtATTAGACATCTTATTTccgtatatatgtatatatatgtatatatatatatgtgtatatatatatatatatatatgtgtatatatatatatatatatgtatatatatatatatatgtatatatatatatatgtatatatgtatatatatatgtatatatatgtatatatatatgtatatatgtatatatatatatatatatatatatatatatatatatatatgtatatatatatatatatatatatatatatatatatatatatatatatatatatatatatatatatatatatatatatatatatatatatatatatatatatatatatatatatatatatatatatatatatatatatatatatatatatatatatatatgtgtgtgtatatatatatatatatgtatatatatatatatgtatgtatgtatgtatatatatatatatatatgtgtgtgtgtatgggtccattaatataatataatcattagtgctgtcaaacagttaattataattaatcacatccaaattaagtttttgttaatatatattcataaaattatgtacagtgtgtatatatatatatatatatatatatatatatatatatatatatacacacatacagtatattgaaaaatgtgtatacatatatttatatgaataatgttcagattatatataaatatatttaatagaaacatattttccttaaatatatacatgtatttgtatttatatatgcataataaatatatacaggaCCCAATAATATTATGCAAGCAAAAACTTTTAGATGCAGTTACGCTTTTGACatcactaaatataatataatataatgtaccctacttattttttatttatttgcaaagtcaattaaagtaaaattggtaaaattatttctaataagataaatatatatatattttaaaacatttgtttatacatACATTAGGGTTCATTTTTATAGTACAATATAATGATTATTCGTTCAGACGATCCCAAACAGCTTAGAATACACTGCCTTAAAAGAAATCCATTAATTGTATTGATTGCTTTTAACTGTTTGATCTCTCAGGAGCGTGATAAAGACCATAAGCTCCTCAACATGGACGTTATCGTCAGTCACCTCAGCAGCTTGTTCAAGCCCAAGTATACGGTTGGTGTTTTTTAGTGACAGTCTTCCTCTCTCACCTCCTCCTTGCTCTCTGCTCATAGCCGTATGTGCAACGTCTTCCTGTAGAGTAGTGTGTTTTATACATCTCACCAGGTCCCCCCCGCCCTGGCTCCGGTGCCTGAGGTGGAAAAACCCTTGACCCTGCAGAGCTGGTACCACGGTGCCATCCCCCGGCTGGAGGTACAGGAGCTGCTGAAGAACGATGGCGACTTCTTGGTTCGAGAAAGCCAGGGTAAACAGGAGTATGTGCTGTCCGTGCACTGGGGAGGCCAGTGCCGGCACTTCCTCATTCAGAGTGCAGACGTGAGTGGGTTTAAAAAGTGATATACGTGGCAGAACACGAAGTGTGCGGGGATTAACTGTAAAGCCCATCTTTgcgtgtttgcgtgtgtgtttagggtATGTACCGCCTCGATGGTGAAGGCTTCAGCTCTGTACCGCTGCTAATAAAGCATCTCACCAGCTCCCATCAAAACGTCACGAAGAGGACCGACATTGTGCTCAAGAGACCCATCGTGAAGGTTTATCACCCAAATCAGTCTCGTAATAACTATGCAGATTACTGCTGAGGAGGGATAGCCTCGTATACGAtggccaaaattattatttggtaaAACTGTTTCTTCAATCTATGGACGGCCGGACTACTTAAagttaaatcaattaaatatatatggaaatatataaattaattattaaatgcataagtAAATACACAgataatttatattcatttattcatatattatttatttcctccacattttattttcagggcTAATGATGTCtgcacttaaataaataaaccacaagCATGCACTGtttgtacataaatatataaataaatatttattcatatattttaacgtttatttaattttgactgATTTGGTCCTAGTGTTActttaaaacattgaaatataattaaatttaataaaaaatattaaatgtttatttgaataaagaaaaagctTGTACGGGCAAGTACTTGGTTGCTCTTTATTTGAAGGTGTCCATGTTACAGTTAATCATACGTTTAAGCTCTGACAGTACTGATAAGATATTAATCAACTGCATGCGCTTGGTTTAGGGatgcttgcatgtaattatgcataattaattgttattataatagcacttatacataaattataatacacACGAATGAATAATTTAGCCacagtaaatgttttacagtagTGATGTATAACAAAGCTATCAGTGCTCTCTCTGgccaaataaaaagtgttaGCTCCCCCTTGTGTCCACATCAAAATATACAAGTTGATCTAATActgtacaataatatttatttgaattctatACACCAGTTAAGAAGTGAACTTGAATGAAATGGAGCTTTTATTCCTCTATAATAAATGTGAGAAGACTATTGTTTTAGTAGTTAAATGTTAATACGGTCTAGATTGACCCTTATCTCTGTATCGGTTGATCACTGGTGTTAATTAATTTTGGcggggtgtgttttttttaaggacaaGTGGGTTTTGGAGCACGATGATGTTATTCTTGGACAGAGCATCGGTCGGGTAAGCCGTGTATTTCAGCAAAGCCTTATTTTGTTCACAATGTTGCCCGTTGTAACGTTTGCATGTAATCAGGGTAACTTTGGTGAGGTGTTCAGCGGGCGTCTGCGTTCAGACAATACTCCAGTCGCCGTGAAGGCCTGCAGAGAGAATCTGCCCGCAGAACACAAGAACAAGTTCCTAATGGAGGCCAGGTTTGTAACGCGCTCATCCCGCGTACGCTCTCACGTGATACTCACTCAACTGAACCTCTCTATATCTCTGTCCCAGGATCCTGAAGCAGTACGACCATCCAAACATAGTGAAGCTGATCGGCGTCTGCACACAAAAACAGCCCATTTATATCATCATGGAGCTGGTGCAAGGTACATCCGAGCTTGAGATTAAAAACATCTGACATTTACTTCATTTCTAatttgtgttactgtttttcttAAAAGGGTGAAAGGTGTTTAACATTGCGTTAGAGCAAGTGGACcgatatttaaatcattaagcTCGAAAGCAACAAAAAAGTACCGTAAACCATATAGTAGATTTGCTTGAACAAGAACAATGGAGAAAATCACGAGgtcaaataatgtaataattactaataaatactaattagtaGTGGTATTGTATTGTGAaaaattactgtgattttaatggtaagaaaacagcaaaaatgctacagtataaacctgttaaatggttaacgaTAAGTTAATATATCTGGTGAAAAACTGTAATCATTTTAGACagtgaaatattgttttgaaatgtatgaaaaagcacgtaagatttaaagggatacatttaaattgcatttaaaatgagctgttttttgttttaaataactttgtttcccctttctgttttcttatcagttatgtttattatggttgtatgttacatataattttaggatttttttttatatatatatatatatatatatatatatatatatatataaataatcattctGACACAAAGGAACAAcctgttttatttagtaattcCTTAAATAATTACGATGcaatattaacataataatttctaattttctttGTATAATTAACTATATAAAGTTCACAAAGGGAcgctttgtatttattaatggtatttaatttttttattttagttttttgtaaaagtatgtttaataatttaacctTTTAATTACTTGTTTGAATATTATTctgtattatgtaaatgtataaaacatgaaatgaaaggtgatgaaccttttttttttcataaaatgtgtgttctgCCGACAGGAGGGGACTTTCTAACCTTTCTGCGCACCGAGGGCCACAACCTGAAGACCAAGATGTTGATCAAGATGGCGGACAACGTGGCGTCTGGCATGGCGTACCTAGAAAGCAAGAAGTGCATTCATCGGTGAGAGGCGGACGGTGAAATAAAGACAAAGACGATGAAACCTCGTGACATGCGGCACAAGATCTTGGGCTCAATGCTGAGAAGCTATAGCAGATTCATAAAACTCTAGCAGACCTCCTAAAGAGCTCACAGCTGGTTTTTATTGAGTCTAATAAGTAGACTCTAGGTATTTGACTGTTATGGTTCAGTCTCTTTACCAGCGGTTTACGAGCAGTGCCCGATGGGAAGGTTTTGGGGTAATGAGCTGAGAGGAAATGAAACTTCACTGCTCCATCTGATAGTGGCCGTTCCTCTCATGCTCCAGTGTCTCCAGAGAGAATTGAGTTCCCATacgctttctctttctctgtctgtcattcCTGTACTCTCCTTTTAGTACgtttactattaactattttaGTGCGACCCACAGTAAACGTGCCTGTTCTTCTCCCCCGTCTCCAGAGATCTGGCTGCCCGTAACTGTCTCGTGGGTGAGGAGAGCGTGGTGAAGATCAGTGATTTCGGTATGTCTCGTCAGGAGCAGGACGGGGTGTATTCTGCTACAGGAGGAATGAAGCAGATCCCAGTTAAATGGACCGCACCAGAGGCCCTCAATTAT is drawn from Puntigrus tetrazona isolate hp1 chromosome 7, ASM1883169v1, whole genome shotgun sequence and contains these coding sequences:
- the fes gene encoding tyrosine-protein kinase Fes/Fps isoform X2 → MGFAEDLWCPQGHAALMKLQDSELRLMEVMKKWMTQRAKSDREFSMQLHQMSAIVEKLEGSQPGGGLDYISQFNKSWDVLVSQTESFSRIMRKHSEDLMVGPLSKLTLLIRDKQQLRKTYGEQWNLLNQELCRVTQAELDRLKSSYRQLARDASQAKRKYQEASKDKEREKAKERYIKATLKLHEHHNEYVLSVKAAQVHYQHHYGQSQPALLGALQTLQEEMVLILKEILQEYFDLSSMLHDEVVSVHTEMANALKAIQPQREYENFIQQNRSRGEVPACVEFDSSLLEDAEILKPEDLQLNELTVEGIQHRLTAVEEELLGLASTLGSQQATVNQLELDLQTEEVSANTGQRVYQFSKRNALEDSRQQVVLSMVARARLEAQRRILADKLETLGSNEAPPIGLDDDRISITSSNSERDKDHKLLNMDVIVSHLSSLFKPKYTVPPALAPVPEVEKPLTLQSWYHGAIPRLEVQELLKNDGDFLVRESQGKQEYVLSVHWGGQCRHFLIQSADGMYRLDGEGFSSVPLLIKHLTSSHQNVTKRTDIVLKRPIVKDKWVLEHDDVILGQSIGRGNFGEVFSGRLRSDNTPVAVKACRENLPAEHKNKFLMEARILKQYDHPNIVKLIGVCTQKQPIYIIMELVQGGDFLTFLRTEGHNLKTKMLIKMADNVASGMAYLESKKCIHRDLAARNCLVGEESVVKISDFGMSRQEQDGVYSATGGMKQIPVKWTAPEALNYGRYTTESDVWSFGVLLWETFSRGVTPYTVPLNMNNQQTRDEVEKGYRMPAPNNCPDEIYALMCQCWQYDPRNRPSFRKLKADLYALCQ
- the fes gene encoding tyrosine-protein kinase Fes/Fps isoform X1; the protein is MGFAEDLWCPQGHAALMKLQDSELRLMEVMKKWMTQRAKSDREFSMQLHQMSAIVEKLEGSQPGGGLDYISQFNKSWDVLVSQTESFSRIMRKHSEDLMVGPLSKLTLLIRDKQQLRKTYGEQWNLLNQELCRVTQAELDRLKSSYRQLARDASQAKRKYQEASKDKEREKAKERYIKATLKLHEHHNEYVLSVKAAQVHYQHHYGQSQPALLGALQTLQEEMVLILKEILQEYFDLSSMLHDEVVSVHTEMANALKAIQPQREYENFIQQNRSRGEVPACVEFDSSLLEDAEILKPEDLQLNELTVEGIQHRLTAVEEELLGLASTLGSQQATVNQLELDLQTEEVSANTGQRVYQFSKRNALEDSRQQVVLSMVARARLEAQRRILADKLETLGSNEAPPIGLDDDRISITSSNSERDKDHKLLNMDVIVSHLSSLFKPKYTSSVFYTSHQVPPALAPVPEVEKPLTLQSWYHGAIPRLEVQELLKNDGDFLVRESQGKQEYVLSVHWGGQCRHFLIQSADGMYRLDGEGFSSVPLLIKHLTSSHQNVTKRTDIVLKRPIVKDKWVLEHDDVILGQSIGRGNFGEVFSGRLRSDNTPVAVKACRENLPAEHKNKFLMEARILKQYDHPNIVKLIGVCTQKQPIYIIMELVQGGDFLTFLRTEGHNLKTKMLIKMADNVASGMAYLESKKCIHRDLAARNCLVGEESVVKISDFGMSRQEQDGVYSATGGMKQIPVKWTAPEALNYGRYTTESDVWSFGVLLWETFSRGVTPYTVPLNMNNQQTRDEVEKGYRMPAPNNCPDEIYALMCQCWQYDPRNRPSFRKLKADLYALCQ